The genomic segment GATATTGAAACGAGGCTACGGATTCTGGGCGGAACGCCGCAATCCGTTCTTACCAACGTTGAAATGCTCGGCACCCTCAAATCCGCAATGGAAGGCGATATTGCCATGGCCGCAGGGTATTGGAGCGAGGCGGTTATCCGCGCTCCCATTCTTGCAATTTCGGCCAGCGAGGACGAACTCGTTTCGCGCGAGGTCGTTGAATCCTGGAGAGGGCGTACCTCTGCTGCCTTTGACCATGTGAGGCTTGAAGGCGGACATTTTCTGGCACGTGACGAAGGCGAGAAGGTTGCTCTCGTCATCCGCAAGGCTGTTGAGGCACAGCTTGATGCCATGGGTTTCAAGGAAGGCTTGTGATGCAACATTCATCCTTGTCTTCGCCATGGTTGCCCTATGGTGTGGCAAATCACGCCCGTGCTCAAACCTGCATGGTGCTTTTTCATCATGCGGGGGGAGGGGCAAACTTCTTTCGCAGCTGGCCTGACCACGACGCGCTGAGGGGCATTGATGTCTACAGGATGGAGATGCCCGGTCGTGGCAGCCGCTTTCGTGACCCACCTCAATCAAACGTCGAGGATCTGCTGGCCGGGTTTGCACCAGTTCTGACAAAACTGGCAGATCTCTATGCGAATGTCGTACTGTTCGGGCACAGCCTAGGCTCGCTGCTGGCGTTCGAGGCAGCGCGTCATCTTCAGACAATCAATCGCCAGCCGCAGGCCCTGATCGTTTCGGCGCGCCGCGCGCCTCATCTGCCGACTCCTCAACCCTGGCGTCACCAGATGAACGATCGCGCACTGACGGAGGAACTGCGAGGTCTGGGAGGCACGCAGGAAGAAGTGCTTGCGAATGAGGAATTGCTGCAACTCTTCCTTCCCATGATACGTGCCGATTTTCAGCTGACGGAAACCTATCGTTACGCCCGCGACATGAAGATTCTCAGTCCGGTGTTTGCCCTGCGTGGAAGCGCCGATCGCGAAGTGTCCGACGCGGACATACTGGCTTGGGGAGAAATCGCGGCCGGGCTTTTCGAATCCAAAACCTACGCCGGCGACCATTTCTATCTCAATGAGCCCGCCAATCTGCGTCAGTTGCTGGGCGACATAGTCCGCTTTCTGCCGCGTGCTGCTCCGTCGCTCCCGGTGGGTGGCACAATATGAAAATTGGCCCGGATCGGGGTGGTTGCGGTCCCGATCAAGGTGGCGGCGGGCGAACGGGACCGTTAGGCCCGGATGCGACGCAGGATTGATAAAAATGAACCCAAAGCAAAAGTCGCAGCATGCTTCAAACTTCAAAATGGCCAGTCTCTTTGCCGGTCTCTACGCCGCCCAGGCCATTACTGGCAGTCTGGTGCAGACCGGCTTGCCGACTGTTCTTCGAGAAAGCGGCACGGCGCTGGACAAGCTTGGGCTACTTTCGCTGATTTTCCTCCCGTGGGCCTGCAAATTTCTGTGGGCACCGGTCGTTGATCGCTATGGCGTAACCAGACTTGGGCACCGCCGCTCCTGGCTGCTTGCCTGCCAGGCGCTGATTGCCATCAGTTTCCTCGCCATGGCATGGTTTACTCCGCAGGATCATTTCGAGGCCCTGCTGGCTGTGCTGCTGGCCATCGCCTTTTTTGCGGCCACGCAGGACATCGCAACTGATGCCCTGGCTGTCGAGGCGGTCAACGAGGAGCGTCGAGGGCTGGTGAGTGCTGCCAGCGTCTTTGGCGGCTATTTCGGTTTTCTGCTGGGCGTGGGTGCTTGGTTGCCTGTTTATGCCGCCTTTGGCTGGTCTGCTTCCATGATTTTCATGGCGGCTCTTGTTGTCATCATGACCTTACCGGCAATTGTCGCTGGCCCGACCGAAAGGCTCCTCCAGAAGGATCAGTCTCAGTTGCGCCCGGGATTGCGGGCAGCTTTCGCCAGCGCCAGCCTGCTCCACGGCCTTCTTTTCCTGCTTGTTTATCAGGCGGGGTTGCGTCTGGGCATGAGCCTGATCGGCCCCTATCTCATCGATGCCGGTCTGGATCTGGCGCAGATTGGCTGGTTGAAAGGTGTCGGTGGCGCCCTGGCTGGCCTCGGTGCCGCCGTGCTGGCAAGTGTTTTCCTGCGGCGCCTCGGGGGGCGCGCGCTTGTCGCGGCAGCCCTTCTGAACGGGAGTGTTTTTACCGCTCTGGGGGTTTGTGCCACCTTTGGCTCGGCCTCCAGCCCGGTCATCGGGGCGCTTGTTCTTTTGCAGGCGGCGGCTGCGGCCTTCAGCATGATGGCACTTTACGCCAGCATGATTGGCTGGTGCTCTCCCAATCAGGCCGGAACCGATTTCGCGCTGCTCCAAAGTGTAGACGCCATCCTTGCTATCAGTTTCTCTATCGCCGCCGGCTTCATCAGTCAGGCTGCTGGCCATCATGTGAATTTCGCAATTGCTGCTGCCCTGCTTGGCATTGCAGCCGTGTCGAGCCCGCGTCTTCTGCGCGACATCCTTCTGGCGAACCCTCGTCGCCTCATCCTCAGCAACTAGGATCAACCATGTCCAAAACAAGCCTTTTGAGCGCGACCGCATTTGCGACAATCGCCGCCCTCTCTTCCTCCAGCGCCATCGCACAGGAAAAAGCAAACGACGAGGGTATTACGCTTGAACGTGTGGTGATTACCGCCACGAAGCGTCTGCAGGATGCCTTTAGTACAGCGGGCGAGGTGGCAACGGTGGAGGCGGACGAGCTGGAGCGCCGCGGCTTCACCAGCGTTGACCAACTGGATCGGGTCTTTACCGATATCCATATCCGCCAGCGCTCAAGCCGCGCCTACAGCAACATCACTCTGCGCGGTCAGTCGTCGGTCGACTTCTACAACCCCTCCACTCAGCTCTATGTCGATGGCCTTCCGCAGGATCAAGCGCTGTTCAGCCAGATGCTGCCGGAAACGCTGGAGCGTATTGAAGTGCTCTATGGTCCTCAAGGGACGTTGTATGGCCGTGGTGCCATCGGCGGGGTGGTGAATGTTGTCACGCGCAAACCGGACGACGAATTGCGCGCAGAGGTCAATGGCACATTGACCAATCTGGGCCCCAAGGCCGGATTATATGTAAACACGCCTCTGATTGAAGATACACTCTATGGGGATCTTTCCTTCAGCGCCCTCAACGAGGAGGGCGAGATGGAGGATATGGTTACACGGGCGGAAGTCGGTGAA from the Rhizobium rhizoryzae genome contains:
- a CDS encoding thioesterase II family protein; amino-acid sequence: MQHSSLSSPWLPYGVANHARAQTCMVLFHHAGGGANFFRSWPDHDALRGIDVYRMEMPGRGSRFRDPPQSNVEDLLAGFAPVLTKLADLYANVVLFGHSLGSLLAFEAARHLQTINRQPQALIVSARRAPHLPTPQPWRHQMNDRALTEELRGLGGTQEEVLANEELLQLFLPMIRADFQLTETYRYARDMKILSPVFALRGSADREVSDADILAWGEIAAGLFESKTYAGDHFYLNEPANLRQLLGDIVRFLPRAAPSLPVGGTI
- a CDS encoding MFS transporter, with translation MNPKQKSQHASNFKMASLFAGLYAAQAITGSLVQTGLPTVLRESGTALDKLGLLSLIFLPWACKFLWAPVVDRYGVTRLGHRRSWLLACQALIAISFLAMAWFTPQDHFEALLAVLLAIAFFAATQDIATDALAVEAVNEERRGLVSAASVFGGYFGFLLGVGAWLPVYAAFGWSASMIFMAALVVIMTLPAIVAGPTERLLQKDQSQLRPGLRAAFASASLLHGLLFLLVYQAGLRLGMSLIGPYLIDAGLDLAQIGWLKGVGGALAGLGAAVLASVFLRRLGGRALVAAALLNGSVFTALGVCATFGSASSPVIGALVLLQAAAAAFSMMALYASMIGWCSPNQAGTDFALLQSVDAILAISFSIAAGFISQAAGHHVNFAIAAALLGIAAVSSPRLLRDILLANPRRLILSN